The genomic stretch TATGCACTAGAGAAGGGGCTTCCCCTTTTTATATCAGAGTGTGCATCAATGGAAGCTTCTGGGAATGGTGCAATTGATATGGAATCTTGGAAGGCTTGGCACACTTGGATGGAGAAGAATGGCCTAAGTTGGCTTACCTGGTCTGTTTCAGACAAAGATGAAACCTGCTCCATGCTGGAGCCATCAGCTTCATCTGGTGGCAATTGGCAGGAAGCTGACTTAAAAGAATGGGCGGTACTTACCAAAAAATATCTTCATGAGAGTGATAAATAGAAACGCAAGTCAACTAAATCCAATATTATTAAGTGTTAATTTTACATTTTAAACATTCATCTTTAAATTGCTTCTGATTTTAGGAATTTGGTTCATGAATATATGAAGTGATTTTTTCAGTAAATCATTGAAATTCGCACAGTCAAACCTATTACATAAACCCCTGATTAAACATACCTCCTGTCCGGAAGTCCGGACAGGAGGTTTTTGATTTATAATAGAGGAGTTGTAGTGGAGAAATAAGGGTTTATTCCAAAGGGATTTTAATAGGAGCCATACATTTTTGCTAAAACCTGATTTATGCAAATTGTGCATTGTTCCAAAATGGGTTTTGTACCTACAGCACATGGCCAGCGGCAATATGATGGTTTTGGTTACCAGGCTTGTCCACCTATGACGGGCCATTCCGTAGGCATGAACGTTTGGGGTTTATCTGGGGACCAATTTAAACTGTCCACGGGTTTCACTGCATGCCCCGTTCATCGGGGGATTGACACGAAGGAAAGTATTCCAAGAAGGCTCTTGAAAGTACCCATTTACTATATTTTGGGAGTATTTAAAGCCGAAAAACCCGTAATAATTAGTGTAATTAGTGGACCAAAATATCATTCTCCCCAAACTTTTCCGCTTGATCCGCTTAACGTCCAATTATTAACAGGATTCATAGTGGCCCCCTTAAAAGTTCCCAGTTTATAGGTGTATGCAGGACACTTCATAACAGTTGGCCGAGAGCTCCATAATGGTATTTTCAGAAACGGGCTGTGATGTTTTGGGTTTTTGGTTTAATAGTAGAATAAGATTTTAGGTTCGGTATGATTTACTGATTTTATATTTTTTGTTGCGTTTTATAGCGTATTTTTTACCAGTATAGTACAGCACAAGGATTTTTTTAGCCAAGGGTACATTCGTCTTCAACTTGCCCAAAACGGGCTGAATGGTGATTTAACATTCACATGCGCAGGAAGTGTCCATTTCCTGTGGAGTTAGAAACGTTTTTAATCAATAAACATACAATGAGAAAAAAGCAAACCCCAAAAAACCGCATCAACACCAAAAAGTGGGCGTTGATGGCAATGGCTTTTGGAGCTGTGGGAGTGAGTGGAGCATGGTCGTCCCATGCCCAGGCTTCCAGTGCTTCAAGAAGCCTGGAGATGAGCGTTGATCAGATGGATAAGACCATCACGGGCACAGTAACCGCTGCGGCTACTGGAGAAACCCTGCCTGGAGTCAATATCCTGATCAAAGGTACTGGTTCCGGTACAGTGACAGACTTGGACGGTAAGTTTACATTAGATGTTCCAAGTGATGAGACAGTGTTGGTTGTGAGCTCCATCGGTTATGTAAAACAAGAGATCACGGTGGGTTCTCGTACAGCGATCGACATCGCCTTGGAAGAAGACCTTCAGCAACTCGGCGAAGTGGTCGTGGTGGGGTATGGTACCCAAAAGAAGAGTGACATTACCGGGGCTATTTCACAGGTGTCTTCAGAAGAACTGAAAGCGACGCCGATCCAAAATGCCCTTCAAGGGATCCAGGGGCGTGCGGCAGGTGTGGACATCGCCAGTAACGCCCGTCCAGGGGAAGTAGGCGCCATTAGGATTAGAGGTAGCCGCTCCATTGCTGGTGGCAATGATCCGTTGTATGTATTGGATGGAGTGCCGTTGCAGTCTGGGGGGATTGAAATGCTCAATCCCAATGACATCGAGTCCATCGAGGTGCTGAAAGATGCCTCCGCTTCGGCTATTTATGGATCGAGAGCTGCCAATGGGGTGGTGTTGATTACCACCAAAAAAGGTAAGGACGGCCGTGCACAGATTAATTTTGATGCGTCCATGATGGTGCAGAATTTAAGAAATCTGGCCGACTATTATGATGCTCCCGGTTATGCTGATTACAGACGAGATGCAGCCCGTGGCGCAGGAGGTTACAGTACAGCCTATCCCAATCCAGAAGATGATTTTGACTTTTTTGGGGCCGATGCCACAGCGTGGAACAATATCGCGAATGGCTATGATTGGGTGGACAGGGAAAACCTAATTCCTGCCATGCGTCCTACTACTGCTGCTGAGCAGGAAATGTGGGGCGTTTCGGAGGTCCCTGTCTATGATCCCAGCAGACTACAGACGACTGACTGGACGGATTACGTGGAGCAGACGGGGATTACCCAGAATTATAACCTTAGCTCCAACTGGGGAAATGAAAAAACCAAGGCATTTATCTCTGGTGGCTACCTAGATCAGACCGGTACCAACGTCGGTCAAGATTACAAGCGGTACAATGCATTGGTAAACCTTGAAATTCAGGCAGTGGATTGGTTGAAGCTGGGAGGCTCTATCAATGCCAGTTACAGCATCCAGAATTACGGTTATTCAGCTGGGGGCTCCAGAGGTAGTCGTACGATTTTTGAAGCAGCACTGGGTCAATTGCCTTACGCCAAACCGTATGATGCCAATGGCAACTATATATTTAACCCGGGAGGGGATCCGAACATCGTCAATCCCATTCAGGATGGTGAGTATGTGATCAACGAGCGGACAACGTTGCGAGCATTCGGTAGCTTCTTTGCGGAGGCCAAATTGGCCGAGGGCTTACGGATAAAAACCATCTTTGGCCCTGATATCAGAAACTATCGAAATGGTCAGTTCCA from Echinicola soli encodes the following:
- a CDS encoding SusC/RagA family TonB-linked outer membrane protein, coding for MRKKQTPKNRINTKKWALMAMAFGAVGVSGAWSSHAQASSASRSLEMSVDQMDKTITGTVTAAATGETLPGVNILIKGTGSGTVTDLDGKFTLDVPSDETVLVVSSIGYVKQEITVGSRTAIDIALEEDLQQLGEVVVVGYGTQKKSDITGAISQVSSEELKATPIQNALQGIQGRAAGVDIASNARPGEVGAIRIRGSRSIAGGNDPLYVLDGVPLQSGGIEMLNPNDIESIEVLKDASASAIYGSRAANGVVLITTKKGKDGRAQINFDASMMVQNLRNLADYYDAPGYADYRRDAARGAGGYSTAYPNPEDDFDFFGADATAWNNIANGYDWVDRENLIPAMRPTTAAEQEMWGVSEVPVYDPSRLQTTDWTDYVEQTGITQNYNLSSNWGNEKTKAFISGGYLDQTGTNVGQDYKRYNALVNLEIQAVDWLKLGGSINASYSIQNYGYSAGGSRGSRTIFEAALGQLPYAKPYDANGNYIFNPGGDPNIVNPIQDGEYVINERTTLRAFGSFFAEAKLAEGLRIKTIFGPDIRNYRNGQFQAAQSSLRGGGSASSTNYARLSQSQAFSWTWENLVYYDKTFGDHTLNATFLQSSSYWKSENSDMTASDLPYDSQLWYNLGSTNRGSLDGWGSGFSQYTLMSYMARFNYSFKDKYLLTLTGRSDGASVLSEGNKWDFFPSFSLGWKIHDEGFMSGVNWVNQLKLRIGMGTVGNQAVSPYNTAGGLVQVPYVFGSDPANGYVTGNPKGSSQGALPNRNLGWEKTRQWNFGLDFGLWKDRLYGSIEYYNADTYDLLLEKTPNSVTGYSNITVNAGKTRNKGVELTLSSVNIDKSDFSWITDFTFSSNRTEIVELENGKVDDVSNQWFIGQPISVFYDYNKIGVWQQSDADLLEQYSENGSDYEPGDIRVQDVNGDNRIDPNNDRVILGQTAPKWTGGITNTFNYKNFELSAFVYARWGNLVQGGAVDMSGRYASRIIDYWTPTNPTNAYPRADYNNGGQPIHYSAMNYQDGSFVKVRFISLGYTFPQDIIGKWGMSNLKLYTQVQNPFLFSKTDFIDPDSSYQIGGSNPSASSITTRSFVFGLNMTF